A region of bacterium DNA encodes the following proteins:
- a CDS encoding NifB/NifX family molybdenum-iron cluster-binding protein, with amino-acid sequence MRFAIPLGGAGAANIHEVLDNAERIIVVTVDDHAVTAREEIDVCDCPSAKRARWFHDNDIDWVVCNGVSTPLASRLEESGVHVVPWISGAVEKIIDDFVTGRIPDASMYMA; translated from the coding sequence ATGAGGTTCGCAATCCCCCTGGGAGGCGCGGGCGCGGCGAACATCCACGAGGTCCTCGACAACGCGGAGCGCATCATCGTCGTGACCGTTGACGATCACGCGGTGACCGCTCGCGAGGAAATCGACGTGTGCGATTGCCCAAGCGCCAAACGCGCGCGCTGGTTCCACGACAACGACATCGATTGGGTGGTCTGCAACGGCGTCTCGACGCCGCTGGCTTCGCGCCTGGAGGAGTCCGGCGTCCACGTCGTGCCGTGGATTTCCGGCGCCGTCGAAAAGATCATCGACGATTTCGTCACCGGCCGGATTCCCGACGCCAGCATGTATATGGCGTAG
- a CDS encoding S8 family serine peptidase has translation MRSLSRAFVFVCVVVICAGTAFAGATADNKIDPTLGQAIENAAPDAYLRAFVILTGRVDLQAMVDELTARGASLSRRHYEVITALQETAAATQSDLRAHLADGEREGHVAKFRPYWIMNAVTVWAKPAFIQQLAWRDDVSEIAFAYPIENIAPIGEPVIDDGHLIAAIENGISITRAPELWALGIDGSTAIAGDCDTGADGNHIAFGDRWRGLDAGVDPGEAWFDPVTNTTFPFDAGYHGTHTLGTIVGDDGAGNQIGMAPGAKWIAAGTIDRVSIQQTIDDSVLAFQWFADPDGNPATMDDVPDVINNSWGISPLYHGVPFCDTQMWGAIDAAEAAGVTVVFAAGNEGSAAKTLRTPGDRISSPYNSFAIGSLLQDGTTISGFSSRGPSGCDDVTIKPEVSAVGSDVRSSMPGDQYGNLSGTSMATPHVAGAVVLLRDAFPDATPEQIKFALFETAVDLGDAGEDNTFGNGRIDVVEAYLFLQTLMVNSDGKVDATPVVTCGQDIDITLRDADLTAAFAYVGATSDTETTPETVTLTKVKDGVYEGVISAETGAPATDGVLQVAHGDLATVTYIDADDGDGGTNVTKTAEVEIDCAAPIFAGLTSATGGDTTVTLAWSAAADQTNVTYNIYRALAPGGQNFGAPLASTTQTTYIDIGLANYTPFYYVVRAEDAFGYEETNTVERLGMPIGPDTLFFEDWETVTGDLSDWTIENGGSAAHTWRTDNPGARTSPFWDGTFAIADKEFAGFLVPFDDAMITPAIDCSEHHDITVRFDHFFSAGFAEPGDVAYSTDGQNWTVVRTFRFLDDEGEREFDLPNAANEPALYVRFRYVTGIGPAEYWGLDNIAVRGWPDTPSTTTTTTTTTTTTTTTTIPGDDDDDTADDDTSIDDDTADDDTMDDDTADDDADDDTADDDTSMDDDTGDDDASDDDSGSPLDDDDDDDDDDDDDDDGGCCGC, from the coding sequence ATGCGTTCGCTATCGCGGGCGTTCGTTTTTGTGTGCGTTGTCGTTATTTGCGCCGGGACGGCCTTTGCCGGCGCGACGGCCGACAACAAGATTGACCCCACCCTCGGGCAGGCGATCGAAAACGCCGCGCCCGACGCGTATCTGCGCGCCTTCGTCATCCTGACTGGGCGCGTCGATTTGCAGGCGATGGTCGACGAACTCACGGCGCGCGGCGCAAGCCTTTCCCGCCGGCACTACGAGGTCATCACCGCGCTTCAGGAGACCGCCGCCGCGACGCAGTCCGATCTTCGGGCGCACCTGGCCGACGGCGAACGCGAGGGCCACGTCGCGAAGTTCCGGCCGTACTGGATCATGAACGCCGTCACCGTGTGGGCGAAGCCCGCGTTCATCCAGCAGCTCGCCTGGCGCGATGACGTAAGCGAGATCGCCTTCGCGTATCCCATCGAAAACATCGCGCCGATCGGCGAGCCGGTGATTGACGACGGCCACCTGATCGCCGCGATCGAAAACGGCATTTCCATCACGCGCGCGCCGGAGCTGTGGGCGCTTGGCATCGACGGGTCCACCGCGATCGCGGGCGACTGCGACACCGGAGCGGACGGCAATCACATCGCGTTCGGCGACCGTTGGCGCGGCCTCGACGCGGGTGTGGATCCAGGCGAGGCATGGTTCGATCCGGTCACCAACACGACCTTCCCGTTCGATGCCGGCTACCACGGAACGCACACGCTCGGCACCATCGTCGGCGACGACGGCGCGGGCAATCAGATCGGCATGGCGCCGGGCGCGAAATGGATCGCGGCCGGCACGATCGACCGGGTGAGCATCCAGCAGACGATCGACGACTCCGTCCTCGCGTTCCAGTGGTTCGCCGACCCGGACGGCAATCCGGCGACGATGGACGACGTGCCGGACGTCATCAACAACTCCTGGGGCATCAGCCCTCTGTATCACGGGGTGCCCTTCTGCGACACGCAGATGTGGGGCGCGATCGACGCCGCCGAAGCCGCGGGCGTCACCGTCGTGTTCGCCGCGGGCAACGAGGGCTCCGCCGCCAAGACGTTGCGCACGCCGGGCGACCGCATCAGCTCGCCGTACAATTCATTCGCGATCGGATCGCTCTTGCAGGACGGCACGACGATCTCCGGATTCTCGAGCCGCGGGCCTTCGGGCTGCGACGACGTGACGATCAAGCCCGAGGTCTCCGCCGTCGGATCGGACGTGCGTTCCTCGATGCCGGGCGATCAATACGGCAACCTCTCGGGCACCTCGATGGCCACGCCGCATGTCGCCGGCGCGGTCGTGCTGTTGCGCGACGCCTTCCCCGACGCCACGCCCGAACAGATCAAGTTCGCGCTCTTTGAAACCGCCGTCGATCTCGGCGACGCCGGCGAGGACAACACATTCGGCAACGGGCGCATCGACGTGGTCGAGGCCTATCTTTTCCTGCAAACGCTGATGGTCAACTCCGACGGCAAGGTCGACGCGACGCCCGTCGTCACCTGCGGGCAGGACATCGATATCACGCTGCGCGACGCGGACCTCACTGCGGCCTTCGCGTATGTCGGAGCGACGAGCGACACGGAGACGACACCGGAAACGGTGACGCTGACCAAGGTGAAGGACGGCGTGTACGAGGGCGTCATCAGCGCGGAAACCGGAGCGCCCGCGACGGACGGCGTTTTGCAGGTCGCGCACGGCGACCTCGCGACGGTCACTTACATCGACGCGGACGACGGCGACGGCGGCACGAACGTGACAAAAACCGCCGAGGTCGAGATCGACTGCGCCGCGCCGATCTTCGCCGGACTTACGTCCGCGACCGGCGGCGATACGACCGTCACGCTTGCCTGGAGCGCGGCGGCCGATCAAACGAACGTGACCTACAACATCTACCGCGCGCTTGCGCCGGGCGGGCAAAACTTCGGCGCGCCGCTCGCCTCCACGACGCAGACCACTTACATCGATATCGGCCTCGCAAACTACACGCCGTTCTACTACGTCGTGCGCGCCGAGGATGCGTTCGGTTACGAGGAAACGAACACGGTGGAGCGCCTCGGCATGCCCATCGGTCCGGACACCCTGTTTTTCGAGGACTGGGAGACGGTGACCGGCGACCTGTCCGACTGGACAATCGAAAACGGCGGCAGCGCCGCGCACACCTGGCGCACGGACAACCCCGGCGCGCGCACGTCGCCATTCTGGGACGGGACGTTCGCGATCGCGGACAAGGAATTCGCCGGCTTCCTCGTGCCTTTTGATGACGCGATGATCACGCCCGCGATCGACTGTTCGGAGCACCACGATATCACGGTGCGTTTCGATCATTTCTTCAGTGCCGGCTTCGCGGAGCCCGGCGACGTCGCCTATTCCACTGACGGCCAGAACTGGACCGTGGTGCGGACCTTCCGCTTCCTGGACGACGAGGGCGAACGCGAATTCGATCTGCCGAACGCGGCGAACGAGCCGGCGTTGTACGTGCGTTTCCGGTACGTCACCGGCATCGGCCCCGCGGAGTATTGGGGACTCGACAACATCGCCGTGCGCGGATGGCCCGACACGCCGTCCACCACGACAACGACCACGACGACCACGACAACCACCACGACGACCACGATCCCCGGCGACGATGACGACGACACCGCCGACGACGATACGTCGATCGACGACGATACCGCGGATGACGACACGATGGATGACGACACCGCGGACGACGACGCCGACGACGATACCGCCGACGACGACACCTCGATGGACGACGACACCGGCGATGACGACGCGTCGGACGACGACTCCGGCTCGCCGCTCGACGACGACGACGACGATGACGATGACGACGATGACGACGATGACGGCGGCTGCTGCGGCTGTTGA
- a CDS encoding NifB/NifX family molybdenum-iron cluster-binding protein, which produces MLRFAVPLGSADAARVHEVLDNAEKVMVISLAGDGSFTREILQVCECPSACRARWFRDHGIQWVICGGISAPFAARLAEKGVHVVPHFAGTIELAIDSFITGRIPDDHAYAL; this is translated from the coding sequence ATGTTGAGGTTTGCCGTACCGCTCGGGAGCGCGGACGCGGCGCGGGTTCATGAAGTTCTCGACAACGCGGAAAAGGTCATGGTCATCTCGCTTGCGGGTGACGGCTCGTTCACGCGCGAAATCCTTCAGGTGTGCGAGTGCCCAAGCGCGTGCCGCGCGCGCTGGTTTCGCGACCACGGAATCCAGTGGGTGATTTGCGGCGGAATCTCGGCGCCGTTCGCGGCGCGCCTCGCGGAAAAGGGCGTTCACGTCGTTCCCCACTTCGCGGGAACGATCGAACTGGCCATCGATTCCTTCATCACCGGCCGGATTCCCGACGACCATGCGTACGCGCTTTGA
- a CDS encoding AAA family ATPase — MPIISITNQKGGVGKTTTAINLGAGLARKGKRVLLVDLDAQCNLTQALYRRLDEHERGVCEVLLDEGAIGDIVVPTKVENLYLAPAGESLANADLNLASLMGRERYLAEVLAEDAKSYDFVLIDTGPYLGLLTVNAYVASDHLIVPVSCEYLPMLGLKLLMETVEKVRRRLNPALSVLGFVLTMYDRREKVTFTVEELLANQYKDLLFSTRVRVNTKHRSAPSQQETIFEYERSAAGKGTQDFDALTDEVLARLSRE; from the coding sequence ATGCCGATCATCTCGATCACGAATCAGAAGGGCGGCGTCGGCAAGACGACGACCGCGATCAACCTCGGCGCGGGCCTCGCCCGGAAGGGCAAGCGCGTGCTGCTCGTGGACCTGGACGCGCAGTGCAATCTGACGCAGGCGCTCTACCGCCGGCTCGATGAACACGAGCGCGGCGTGTGTGAGGTGCTGCTCGACGAGGGCGCCATCGGCGACATCGTCGTGCCGACGAAGGTGGAGAATCTCTATCTCGCGCCCGCGGGCGAAAGCCTCGCGAACGCCGACCTGAACCTCGCGAGCCTGATGGGACGCGAGCGGTATCTGGCGGAGGTGCTGGCCGAGGACGCGAAGAGCTACGACTTCGTCCTCATCGACACGGGGCCCTACCTCGGGCTTTTAACCGTGAATGCGTACGTCGCGAGCGATCACCTCATCGTGCCGGTCTCCTGCGAATATCTGCCGATGCTCGGGCTCAAGCTCCTCATGGAGACGGTCGAGAAGGTGCGCCGCCGGCTGAATCCGGCGCTTTCGGTGCTCGGATTCGTGCTGACGATGTACGACCGGCGCGAGAAAGTGACCTTCACGGTTGAAGAATTGTTGGCGAATCAATATAAAGACCTGCTTTTTTCGACGCGCGTCCGCGTCAACACCAAGCATCGCAGCGCGCCCTCCCAGCAGGAAACGATCTTCGAGTACGAACGTTCGGCCGCCGGCAAGGGCACGCAGGATTTCGATGCGCTCACCGACGAGGTGCTGGCGCGTCTTTCGCGGGAGTGA